A portion of the Fulvia fulva chromosome 1, complete sequence genome contains these proteins:
- a CDS encoding Glutathione S-transferase, which translates to MFRIRVENPSVAITVAPHVWPPYKTAAPRTFQFVHNTRKMAEHPSYELLYHPGIPGRGEFIRLAFEAAGVPYTDIANSQKDGYGEVQKVCMNKDTESSDGNAPMFAPPALRVPGKGRDGKALVISQTPNVLLYLGEKLGLVPDDEAGKLYVNQLTLTALDLDKEIHDTHHPVVVMLYYEDQKEEALRKAKDVRENRFPKFFSYFERNLQWNKDSGGGKYLVGNKLSYADTTVWQILDGASFAFPKELEARKKEFPLLFTTFYESVKQEKGLKEYLKSERRLPYSQGIFRYYPELDRQ; encoded by the exons ATGTTCCGTATTCGCGTTGAAAATCCATCAGTAGCCATCACCGTAGCTCCTCACGTCTGGCCACCCTACAAGACAGCTGCGCCACGAACCTTCCAATTCGTACACAACACACGCAAGATGGCTGAGCACCCAAGCTACGAACTTCTCTACCACCCCG GCATACCCGGCCGTGGCGAGTTCATCCGCTTGGCCTTTGAAGCCGCTGGAGTTCCATACACCGACATCGCCAATTCGCAAAAGGATGGCTATGGCGAGGTGCAGAAAGTGTGCATGAATAAGGACACCGAGTCATCCGATGGCAACGCACCTATGTTCGCGCCACCTGCTCTGCGTGTGCCTGGAAAGGGAAGAGATGGCAAAGCATTGGTTATTAGCCAAACGCCGAATGTCCTCCTCTACCTAGGCGAGAAGCTGGGTCTAGTCCCGGATGATGAGGCAGGGAAGTTGTATGTGAATCAACTTACACTGACAGCGTTGGATTTGGATAAGGAGATTCATGATACTCATCAC CCTGTAGTGGTCATGCTCTACTACGAGGATCAGAAGGAGGAAGCTTTGAGGAAAGCCAAAGATGTCCGAGAAAACCGATTCCCCAAATTCTTCTCATATTTCGAGAGGAATCTGCAGTGGAATAAGGACAGCGGAGGGGGAAAGTACCTTGTGGGTAACAAGCTATCGTACGCGGACACCACTGTTTGGCAGATCCTCGACGGAGCGTCCTTTGCATTTCCGAAAGAGCTGGAGGCGAGGAAGAAGGAGTTTCCCTTACTGTTTACGACCTTTTACGAAAGTGTCAAGCAAGAGAAGGGTCTGAAGGAATACTTGAAGAGTGAGCGAAGATTGCCATACAGCCAAGGCATCTTCAGATATTATCCCGAGCTTGACAGACAGTAG
- a CDS encoding NADH-ubiquinone oxidoreductase: protein MPTPESESFKAAKPTVPPTFDGVDYDDNKALKAAQDAIIREQWVQSMMARLIREEMGKCYYKEGVNHLEKCGHLRERYLKQLKHSKVKGYLFEQQNYVPKDS, encoded by the exons ATGCCGACCCCAGAATCAGAGTCGTTCAAAGCCGCCAAACCCACTGTACCGCCGACCTTCGATGGAGTAGACTACGATGACAACAAAGCACTCAAGGCCGCGCAGGATGCGATCATCAGAGAGCAGTGGGTACAGAGCATGATGGCGCGGTTGATAAGAGAGGAGATGGGCAAGTGCTACTACAAAGAGGGCGTGAACCACCTCGAGAAGTGCGGGCACCTTCGAG AGCGGTATTTGAAGCAGCTGAAGCACTCAAAGGTCAAGGGCTACCTCTTCGAGCAACAAAATTACGTCCCCAAGGACTCATAG
- a CDS encoding Cytochrome c: protein MGKDGFSAGDSKKGANLFKTRCAQCHNLKEGEGNKIGPNLHGLFGRQTGQVEGFSYSDANKQKGITWEEDTLFEYLENPKKYIPGTKMAFGGLKKGKDRNDLITFLKEETK from the exons ATGGGCAAGGACGGCTTCTCAGCAG GTGACTCCAAGAAGGGCGCGAACCTTTTCAAGACCCGATGCGCACAGTGCCACAACTTGAAGGAAGGAGAGGGTAACAAGATCGGACCAAACCTCCACGGTCTTTTCGGACGCCAGACTGGTCAGGTTGAGGGCTTCTCATACTCGGACGCAAACAAGCAGAAGGGCATTACATGGGAAGAGGATACTCTG TTCGAGTACCTCGAGAACCCAAAGAAGTACATTCCGGGCACCAAGATGGCATTCGGTGGTTTGAAGAAGGGCAAGGACCGAAATGACCTGATCACTTTCCTCAAGGAGGAGACCAAGTAA
- a CDS encoding F-box protein, whose amino-acid sequence MALSRSSEEADGTSNATPATSPRASESNSEEDTLDGTNPISQITSQSSNYLGLGCLVIEGPANSDSPRIDKWQGVTSALLATYNTPLASDLDRLLQAGWIRLEQGAESSSVGSWLVLRLYVLYTDVARFVIERKNTQLSTSLMNIVQHINTSSELWNGYYDPSSVRNFDMFATRDCDDSGLYYMFNKLPSPSPDPTLVRDKYDREALEDLLDCRSRLRGMNTNLYPYQRRSAGAMLQRESATRKILDPRLERRVAADGSTFYYNAREFEFRKDPEYAEACRSGVLAETMGYGKTVMVLALVCATRGHYPQVPVQYSLAAVRPVTGSLADMAISAINRTSVPWRVEFDRVKHHSGDELTRCEQLLRSTPATYDVPVIPIRWSRTTRSPPPQRIMLAASTLVVVPRNLCKQWQTEITKHVEDGYLKVLVMDDRKKALPVAEELREYDVILFTRSRFDMENKDGEDRDGRRVVGSLVCRCPYIGATRKRDCNCVREDMVYDSPLKHLHFKRLVVDEGHFFSGKNTNTAIVANRLVTADHKWSVSGTPAKDLLGVEVDVSTMWNAGDDLDEMLEQRRRFNLKLDGSGAIESLGSLSSNFLKIAPWTLSSSAWKDYVFRHESHKRYTFSGFSLCLQQTLRDLVIKTRPADVERDLKLPPLTHSIIRLEPCGFDKLSANLFTLVLMANAITSERKDADYLFHKGSAKERYQLVSNLRQSAFFWSGFSESDVQASIDNSTRYLEEESTTCTADDRRLLLDAVACARVVLDSGGWKALSRSHELGLYVDQWPSESAEHWTFDELDRPVITGISQLLEAQTFVDQRLNEPDPGEGLSGAGIKALATARSNGNNLEDQPTEDRKPVLNKAGLPQSSIDGEPKLKRQNAKNMSASSRSSRSPGKPRQTAMPHRVRKARTVPSDQPDQTETDPLPDDTVPAPDGDRKKLAPDSLYAKARIIGTTSAKLSYLLDQILLYHADEKILVFYQGDNIAYYIAQALDLLHIKHEIYAKSLQSRMKSEYIVKFDQGNETRVLLMDVGQAAFGLNLSSASRIYFVNPVCRPNIEAQAIKRSHRIGQTRSVVVETLVLKGSLEEQLLERSRRMTADEHREAKTLEDDDGIKEIIQSARPVRMSPEELSGIAMMAPMAEPQQLWGRPGGPSPRKRKRAASDGGTTEVHKQKKRKGEDAVR is encoded by the exons ATGGCGCTTTCGCGATCTTCAGAAGAGGCCGATGGTACCTCGAACGCGACTCCGGCTACCTCGCCACGCGCGAGTGAGAGTAATTCGGAGGAGGATACTCTCGATGGAACGAACCCAATCTCACAGATCACTTCCCAGTCATCGAACTACCTAGGTCTGGGCTGTCTTGTGATAGAAGGGCCTGCTAACAGCGATTCGCCGAGGATCGACAAGTGGCAAGGAGTTACATCAGCTCTACTGGCAACGTACAACACGCCACTCGCCTCAGACCTGGACAGACTACTGCAGGCCGGCTGGATTCGTCTAGAACAGGGTGCAGAGTCAAGTTCAGTCGGCTCATGGCTTGTGCTGCGGCTGTACGTTCTTTACACAGACGTAGCAAGATTCGTCATCGAACGCAAGAACACTCAGCTATCGACGTCCCTTATGAACATTGTTCAACACATCAACACCTCATCGGAACTATGGAATGGATATTACGACCCTAGTTCTGTACGGAACTTCGACATGTTTGCAACCCGAGACTGTGACGATTCAGGCCTGTACTATATGTTCAACAAGCTTCCATCACCATCGCCCGATCCAACCCTCGTTCGAGACAAGTATGATCGCGAAGCTCTAGAGGATCTCCTAGATTGTCGGTCCCGGCTTCGTGGAATGAACACCAACCTATACCCGTATCAACGACGCTCGGCAGGGGCCATGCTGCAGCGAGAATCTGCTACGAGGAAAATATTAGATCCCCGTCTGGAACGACGTGTTGCAGCCGATGGATCAACGTTCTACTATAACGCTCGGGAGTTTGAGTTTCGCAAGGATCCTGAGTATGCTGAAGCGTGTCGAAGTGGTGTGTTGGCAGAAACTATGGGATATGGCAAGACTGTTATGGTTCTTGCGCTGGTCTGTGCGACCCGCGGACACTACCCACAGGTACCTGTACAGTATTCACTGGCAGCTGTCCGACCGGTGACTGGAAGCTTGGCCGACATGGCGATCTCAGCGATTAATAGAACATCTGTGCCCTGGAGAGTAGAGTTCGACAGGGTTAAACACCACTCAGGCGACGAGCTGACCAGATGCGAACAACTTCTTCGAAGTACACCTGCAACTTACGACGTCCCGGTAATACCAATCAGGTGGAGCCGAACCACAAGATCACCACCTCCACAACGTATAATGCTAGCCGCATCTACACTCGTTGTTGTTCCTCGGAATTTGTGCAAACAATGGCAGACGGAAATTACAAAGCACGTAGAAGATGGATACCTCAAAGTGCTCGTTATGGACGACAGAAAGAAGGCGCTTCCAGTCGCAGAAGAACTGCGCGAGTATGATGTTATACTGTTCACTCGCAGCAGATTCGATATGGAAAATAAAGATGGCGAAGATCGTGACGGGCGTCGGGTCGTAGGCTCTTTGGTGTGCCGCTGTCCATACATCGGCGCCACTCGCAAGAGGGACTGCAACTGTGTCCGGGAAGATATGGTCTACGACTCGCCTTTGAAGCATCTGCATTTCAAGCGGTTG GTGGTGGACGAAGGACACTTCTTTTCTGGCAAGAATACCAACACTGCGATCGTTGCGAACAGACTCGTCACTGCCGACCACAAATGGAGTGTCAGCGGCACGCCCGCCAAAGACCTCCTTGGCGTCGAGGTCGATGTTTCGACCATGTGGAACGCTGGCGACGATCTGGATGAGATGTTGGAGCAACGCCGACGATTCAATCTCAAACTAGATGGCAGTGGTGCTATTGAGAGCTTAGGATCCTTATCCAG CAATTTTCTCAAGATTGCGCCTTGGACATTGAGCTCGTCCGCATGGAAAGATTACGTTTTTCGACACGAAAGTCACAAACGTTACACATTCTCCGGATTTTCCCTTTGTCTGCAACAGACGCTGAGGGATCTAGTCATCAAGACACGGCCAGCGGACGTCGAGCGTGACCTCAAATTGCCGCCACTAACACATTCGATCATCAGACTGGAACCGT GTGGATTCGACAAGCTCAGTGCCAATCTCTTTACCCTAGTATTAATGGCCAATGCAATCACCTCAGAGCGGAAGGATGCAGATTACCTGTTCCACAAGGGCAGCGCGAAGGAGCGCTACCAGTTAGTGTCGAACCTCCGTCAGAGTGCCTTTTTCTG GTCCGGATTCAGTGAATCCGACGTGCAGGCCAGCATTGACAACAGTACACGATATCTCGAAGAAGAGAGCACGACTTGCACCGCAGATGATAGGAGACTGTTGCTTGACGCGGTAGCCTGCGCCAGAGTGGTGCTGGACTCCGGTGGGTGGAAAGCTTTAAGCAGGTCCCATGAGCTTGGTCTTTATGTTGACCAATGGCCAAGTGAAAGTGCTG AGCATTGGACCTTTGATGAACTCGACCGCCCTGTCATAACTGGTATATCACAGCTACTTGAAGCACAAACATTCGTGGATCAACGCCTCAACGAGCCAGACCCCGGAGAAGGTCTGTCAGGCGCGGGCATTAAGGCACTAGCCACTGCTAGGTCTAATGGCAACAATCTTGAGGACCAGCCCACAGAAGACCGAAAGCCAGTCTTGAACAAAGCAGGCTTGCCGCAGTCGAGTATCGACGGTGAGCCGAAGCTAAAAAGACAGAACGCGAAGAACATGTCTGCATCATCTAGATCGTCTAGATCACCCGGAAAGCCCAGGCAGACTGCGATGCCGCATCGCGTAAGAAAAGCGCGTACGGTACCTTCTGACCAACCGGATCAGACTGAGACAGATCCTCTACCGGATGACACTGTTCCCGCGCCAGACGGCGATAGAAAGAAACTTGCCCCCGATTCCCTTTACGCCAAGGCTCGTATCATAGGGACTACTTCCGCGAAACTCAGCTATCTACTGGACCAGATCTTACTGTATCACGCTGATGAGAAGATACTGGTCTTCTATCAAGGCGACAACATCGCTTACTACATCGCGCAAGCTCTGGACCTGCTGCACATCAAGCATGAGATCTACGCCAAGAGTCTGCAAAGTCGCATGAAGTCCGAGTACATTGTGAAGTTCGACCAAGGAAATGAGACTCGTGTCCTGCTCATGGACGTAGGACAAGCTGCCTTTGGCCTGAACCTCTCATCAGCATCACGAATCTACTTCGTCAATCCTGTCTGCCGGCCAAACATTGAGGCCCAAGCAATCAAGCGAAGTCACCGCATCGGCCAGACGCGCAGTGTTGTTGTGGAGACTTTAGTGTTGAAGGGGTCACTGGAAGAACAACTGCTGGAACGATCGCGAAGAATGACAGCAGACGAACATCGAGAAGCGAAGACACTGGAAGATGACGATGGAATCAAAGAGATCATACAGTCAGCCCGTCCTGTTCGAATGTCACCGGAAGAACTTTCAGGCATTGCTATGATGGCTCCAATGGCAGAGCCGCAGCAGCTTTGGGGCAGGCCAGGCGGTCCTTCGCCTCGTAAAAGAAAGCGGGCGGCGAGCGATGGAGGCACTACAGAAGTCCACAAGCAGAAGAAGAGGAAAGGCGAAGATGCTGTGCGTTAA
- a CDS encoding DNA cross-link repair 1A protein translates to MFRKPRDTAATSDTGRPPSPPDTPAKTPFNLAVPPTVPPPTMATKAKPSKPVPLPTIGRQGLTASAKKSAATAKAKQNGKGNTSILSFFKKDDSNDGLFVGQSSSCVDIMDTVEQQSMAVSDMDDADDVRFNEAGGSVKRRKTSVERPIESEDSPRTPETPAQPKAKEQSSGKRVGPFFEESDSEQEEEEPQAVIGVAQGDNDGIVAGEMPQQASPRRSEINEEVAQTEKFSIGTASARPALMKEETSFGIDLDAFNDFDEGDFDEHPFEEGDEFRERRYMEGQARLEDEDAENDYDPVPQDDDQSVSPDGAATCPICSIGLSGVNERDAGAHVNNCLDGNPTPLPQKSGPGRPATIPKSEPSYSRPVRPAKPGQANPFELGKPSTSGGSAFNKLMSGHAENAAWSEAAASEHAARGKPSYTRTCPFYKILPGLFICVDAFRYGAVEGCKAYFLSHFHSDHYVGLTSTWSHGPIYCSKVTANLVRQQLRVDPQYVVPLDFEAPFEIPGTKGVKVTMISANHCPGSSLYLFEKTVGKKQNGEPRLQRILHCGDFRACRMHIEHPLLMPNVRDRLAGTTREQKIDVCYLDTTYLNPKYAFPSQEVVIEACADMCVSLSKHTPDDSDGWEQMKRQRAGEGMTRFIKRESHPEIKEEALDEDTASDLKVERNPHASQQILSSVTDQKARGRLLVVVGTYSIGKERIALGIAKALESKIYAPASKQRIVAALEDPELDSRMTNDPREAQVHLTPLFEIRAETLDDYLKDFFPHFTRAVGFRPSGWNYRPPNSRFTDSPLVQTVLHSDNWKSTYSMKELTPQRGSTSRASCFGVPYSEHSSFRELTMFCCALRIDKIIPTVNVGSAKSREKMKAWCERWAAERKKNGLYKLPEDGSW, encoded by the coding sequence ATGTTCAGAAAACCACGCGATACAGCAGCAACGTCGGACACCGGCAGACCACCCTCACCACCAGACACGCCCGCGAAGACGCCCTTCAACCTAGCAGTTCCTCCCACCGTTCCGCCACCGACCATGGCCACGAAGGCGAAACCTAGCAAGCCAGTCCCATTGCCGACGATCGGTAGGCAGGGTCTGACGGCCAGCGCGAAAAAATCAGCTGCCACAGCGAAGGCGAAGCAGAACGGAAAAGGCAATACGAGCATTCTGAGTTTCTTCAAGAAGGATGATTCCAATGACGGGCTTTTCGTGGGGCAGAGTAGCAGTTGTGTCGACATTATGGACACCGTGGAACAGCAGAGCATGGCCGTGAGCGACATGGATGATGCCGACGATGTTCGCTTCAATGAGGCAGGTGGATCTGTTAAGCGAAGGAAGACATCGGTCGAAAGGCCTATCGAGAGCGAGGACAGCCCGCGAACGCCTGAGACACCTGCACAGCCCAAGGCGAAGGAACAGTCGTCGGGTAAGAGAGTGGGACCTTTCTTCGAGGAGTCTGACAGCGAGCAAGAGGAAGAAGAGCCCCAAGCTGTCATCGGTGTGGCTCAGGGCGATAATGATGGTATAGTCGCCGGAGAGATGCCGCAGCAAGCGTCTCCACGACGTAGTGAGATCAATGAAGAGGTTGCACAAACAGAGAAATTTTCTATAGGTACTGCATCAGCCCGACCAGCACTGATGAAGGAAGAGACGAGCTTTGGAATAGACTTGGACGCATTCAATGACTTCGACGAGGGCGACTTTGACGAGCATCCATTCGAAGAAGGCGACGAGTTTCGTGAGCGCAGATACATGGAAGGACAAGCTAGACTCGAAGATGAAGACGCTGAAAATGATTATGATCCGGTACCACAGGATGATGACCAGTCAGTCTCCCCGGATGGGGCAGCTACCTGCCCCATATGTAGCATCGGTCTCAGTGGAGTCAATGAGAGGGACGCGGGAGCTCATGTCAACAATTGTCTAGATGGCAACCCTACACCATTGCCTCAGAAAAGCGGACCAGGACGTCCTGCGACAATACCCAAGTCTGAGCCGTCCTATTCGCGGCCTGTGCGTCCTGCTAAGCCAGGCCAAGCCAATCCATTCGAGCTTGGAAAGCCATCAACGAGTGGCGGCTCGGCCTTCAACAAGCTAATGTCGGGTCACGCAGAAAACGCTGCCTGGTCTGAAGCTGCTGCATCCGAGCATGCAGCGAGAGGCAAGCCGTCATACACTCGCACCTGTCCTTTTTACAAAATCTTACCCGGGCTCTTCATCTGCGTGGACGCTTTCCGCTATGGTGCCGTTGAAGGGTGCAAAGCGTACTTCCTGAGCCACTTCCATAGCGATCATTACGTCGGACTGACTTCGACGTGGAGTCATGGTCCTATATACTGCTCGAAGGTGACAGCGAATCTGGTTCGGCAACAGCTCCGAGTTGACCCTCAGTATGTTGTGCCTCTCGATTTCGAAGCACCTTTCGAGATTCCAGGCACAAAAGGCGTCAAGGTGACTATGATCTCGGCAAACCACTGTCCGGGGAGTTCTCTCTATCTCTTCGAGAAAACGGTTGGCAAAAAGCAAAATGGCGAACCTCGTTTGCAACGGATTCTACATTGTGGCGACTTCAGAGCATGCAGAATGCACATCGAACATCCGCTCTTGATGCCAAACGTGAGAGATAGGCTGGCTGGCACAACACGAGAACAGAAGATTGACGTCTGCTACCTAGACACTACCTACCTCAATCCGAAATATGCCTTCCCAAGCCAAGAGGTCGTCATCGAGGCCTGTGCCGACATGTGCGTTTCTCTTAGCAAACACACACCGGATGATTCGGATGGCTGGGAGCAAATGAAACGTCAACGGGCAGGCGAGGGCATGACTAGGTTCATCAAAAGAGAGTCACATCCCGAAATCAAAGAAGAAGCGCTGGATGAAGACACAGCTAGCGACCTGAAGGTCGAGAGAAACCCTCACGCCAGTCAGCAGATCCTGTCATCTGTCACCGACCAGAAGGCTCGCGGACGCCTATTAGTAGTCGTCGGTACTTACAGCATCGGGAAGGAGCGCATTGCCTTGGGCATCGCAAAAGCATTGGAATCCAAGATATACGCGCCAGCATCAAAGCAGCGGATCGTTGCTGCGCTCGAGGATCCCGAGCTCGACTCGCGAATGACCAACGACCCACGAGAAGCTCAGGTGCACTTGACGCCGCTGTTCGAGATTCGCGCCGAAACTCTGGATGATTACCTCAAAGACTTCTTCCCTCACTTCACGCGTGCTGTGGGTTTCCGACCGAGCGGATGGAACTACCGACCTCCGAACAGCCGTTTCACGGACAGTCCACTTGTACAAACTGTGCTGCACTCGGACAACTGGAAGAGCACGTACAGCATGAAAGAGCTCACCCCTCAGCGTGGCAGCACAAGCCGTGCAAGCTGCTTCGGCGTGCCCTACAGTGAGCACTCGAGTTTTAGAGAGCTCACCATGTTCTGTTGCGCTTTACGTATCGACAAGATCATTCCCACCGTCAACGTTGGCAGCGCGAAGAGTCGCGAGAAGATGAAGGCATGGTGCGAGCGTTGGGCAGCCGAGCGCAAGAAGAACGGTTTGTACAAGCTTCCTGAAGATGGTAGTTGGTAG